Below is a window of Malania oleifera isolate guangnan ecotype guangnan chromosome 1, ASM2987363v1, whole genome shotgun sequence DNA.
CAAATTGGGAGGATTTTCAGAAGCATAGAAAATTCTATGATTTGGTCCAAAATCTGTAGGGAATCTATTTGTTAGAAGCTAGGATGGCATCAAATTGTATTTTATTCTCAGATCATGAAATTCTGATTTCCATTGAAggaaaatttctccaaaaattcgAGGAAGCTAGTTTAGCAGAATTTGCGATTAATGCAAGAAATGTAATTAATCAGATGAAAGATTGGGAGCAACATCTTCCTTCAACCCAAGGCATGAAGAGCAATCTTCAGATAGTACTGGCAGAGCTAGCAAAAAAAGAGCACGATGAAAAAATCATTAGTGCCCTAAAAGATCTCTGAAGAAAGACGAGATCTTTCCCAAGTGTAGAGATTAGATGATAGTCCAGACACTCATCATATCTCAAGCGAGATTGAGCGGGCTACTCAAGAAAGTCATATCAGACACTTGTCCAGAAACGAGTCATATCCAGGCCTCGCTGAAAGGACGATTCGATAGGTCATATCCTGTATATTTAGTCAAAAGTAGCTTTATTAAAGTTGGTCTAAAGTTGTGTcgatattttgttttgttttgaaagGATAAGTCAGCAAGCTATGTGTTGTCCTCCTCTTTTATTAAAGTTACTTTTTTACTTTATGTCAAAGTAGGTTTTGCTTTAACTTTATGTCAAGCATATGCTTTTGAAAAAGCAAGTTTGTGCTTATCCATTAGCGATTGCTTACCTATTTAAGGGAGCTCCGACCCTTATGTTTGGGGGGGGAAAATTAGAAAGCATTAATACTAGTTCATTCAATTCAAGAAATCTCTCTTTGAATCTTTCTTTCTATTCCAAACACTAGCATGTAACGCTTGAAGTTCTAAGGAAGTCCAAGGAAGCTCATCCAAATGAGAGCTCATAGAGGTTCCACATGGACACCAAGCACACTCATGGGAGACAAAAGATTACCTATTACAGCTTCGTTCAAGATTGCAATAAATTTAAGGAAAAGGTAATAAATttgttattaattaattttcctttcCCCTATATCACTCTAATCTCAGTTTTGAGTCCAATAAGGATTCGCGAGAAATTGGTAAATTATCCTTCATACATTACATATTTCACCATTGCTGGTGAATTATCCTTCAAATTGGCGACAAATATCCTTCATACATTACATAAAAGAATCATGTGAATTAAAGATTTTGGTTAGAacaataaatagataaataaataaataaaaactcatTTTCTGCCATATTTTTCCTCTATATTTaacaatactaaaaataaaaagttgctaaatataattacaaaaattttaaaatcaaatacgtataaaatcataattttattaattaatttgatacatatattattatttttattattttccataacCAAACATTAAAAAGGGAATCacttcatattttccttttcttacCCTAAGATTTTCGAAGTTGCAAACAAGCACCAAAGTTCCACAATTAAAAAAGTTCATAAGAATCGTTGAAAAGCAAATCAGCCATCATGTTCAAAGCCCACCTGAAAGtgaatggaatgaaaaattgCACATGTAGAActcattcaattcaattcaattcaattccatTCTTATAAAGCAAGCTATATCCACTGCTTGATACACCAGACTAATGAAATAAGAGTAGAATACAACGGAAATTTATatagcaaatatatataaaatcataatgTCCAATTCCATTCCATTCTCGTCTTACCAAGCAAATCCCAAAAACAGACCATTTCATTTTGCTTCTGGCTGACATTGTTGCTGAGCAGCAATTGTTATATCAGCAAAACAATGATGGAAATATTTCCAAACCATTTCCGTTACCTAACTTAAGAGTAATCCCTAAATATCATCCAAACCGTACTTGCCTATCATCTAAACCCCTAATCTGCAGACTGCAGCCCAGAGCAACAGTTTGTTATTGTTAGAAGATGGAAGCTGCAGGTGATCAGACATGCCAAAACCAACAATTCAGATCAAGTTCAGCCTGTGGGCTAATGCAGCCCCCTAACAAATGGCTGAAATCCTTCTTAAACCATTGtaggaaaatattataattcaGATTAGCTCAATATATACTAGCTTAGCGAGAAAAACCTGTGGATTCTAACTTTGGACCCAAAAATAGAAGAGGCAGACTATCATAATATTGGCAAAAGCAGCACACCTCATTGAGATTTTGAAAGGCTTCTAACGTCCTTTTTGCCCTGTACTGTAAACTCAGTGAGGCAATTCTGCAGTGCTTCGAGACATTTTCATATACTACCACCATTCTGATATATATATCCCACACAAACACCACCCCAAACCCTCCAAGACTACAAAATAGATTTATTAAGCAATCACAAATTACAGAAAGGGCATGAGATAACACTCAAATTTCACAATAAAGGCAACACCAATAGCAGGAGAATAACAAATGACAGTATGAAAAGACTCTTCTTGTGCAAAAATAAGAGGAAGCTCAATCAATTAGTGTGCTGTGAAGCATCCTAAGTAAATGAAACTCAGATCAGATTAATATAAACATCATCATTATTAACCGCCCAACTTCAAGCCTTCAAGCATTGCAGCCTATAACATGTATGTACAAGTCCTGCCACGTTAATATTTGCATGGTAATGCACTGAGTTTTTTCTTTTTGACACTCCCATCACCAGGAAAACATAACAGACTGACTACACAATTGTTACTTCCACAATAACCATTTCTGTGAAGCTCAAGGATAATTTCTCAGGTCTCTTTAAATATCACCATAAAGATATCCTCTTTTTAACATTAAAAAGATTAAGCAAAAGAAACCAAACAAATGGAGGGTGGAACAATTTAAACATCAGTTTTTTTGAGATACCAACAActccccaaaataaaaaaaagcaCGCGAAGACAGATGAGAGAGAGACCAATGAGAAAGGTCAATATTTTTGCTTCTCATGGAACTTGCTAAGTCAGCAAAATGAAGACAAGAAAAACCTCAAGCAAaaaggaactctctctctctctctaaacaggCAAATTATTGTAGTTAGAAGCCACAATAATCACTTGAAATAGTTAGAAGACATTTTAAGTAAAATAAATGTTCAACAAGTGGAAATATAGGATCTGGAGAATGGAATGGTGGACATTTCAAGTTACTCCATGCAAGGTGCAGGTTCAAACCTCGCAGGACACTCTTCAATAAAGTTATTTTTTCAGTGAACAGGCTAACTCAGCTAGGTCAGGCTCAGATGGGCTGGTCCCAATAATTTTCCCAAGTTCAATACCTAGCATCACTGACCAGCTCAGGTCTGACAAGCTAGTCCAATCTGAGTCAAAACTAATGAGGGAGTTTTGCAAGTGCATTTTCTCATCCAAAAAAGAATTTTGCCAGCTAAGATGCACCTAgctaggaaaaaaaataataaaattacctGTTTCAAGCGCCAAGGAGAAAATTTTCCATTGGACCTGCCAAATTAATtccataaaatatttaaatatgctTTCAATCTAAGCCACATATTGACATGTCAATCTAGCAAATGATACTCAAAATAAACCTACCATTTTCACAGGTTGAGTTTCTGGCCTCAAAAACCCCAAAAATCTCCATACCAGCCACCAAATATCCAACAGTCTCTGAACTAAATAGAAATACAAGGGTCTGCAACAGACCTTCCAGATTAAATATGGCCCTAAGCCGCCCAAACTAACCTGaacatgcaaaaaataaaaaatggtatACACTATTTTATGGAGCCCATATGAGACCACAAAAAGGAATCTCCCCAGTTGGATTAGAAGTCCACATCATATCCTGTCTGTGCTAAATCAAATTTAGTCCTCATCTTATCATGAATATGAACTGCAAAAAGCAAAGCTAAAAACTGTTTGCAATTTATTGTCTTGCAATTTAGAATAGGTTGACAGAATGGACTGGACTCAGAGGGCAAGCACATACGATCCCAGTTTAATGTGAACTTCAATCCCTTTTCAGGTTAACACACACACCTAGAATGAGATTACAGTATCATTGGTTGTCTAAGTATTATACTTAGGCTACACCTAACAAAGAATGACTCTGGTCAAGCCAGTCAAAGATCAACGAACTATGATTGCCTCAATTGAGGCATTTGTGATAAGACTTGATCCATATTTGAACATGCAAAGTATAAGGAGAATTTTCAACCCAAATGCAGATATCTGTTTGTTCGGTACCATGTTGGATCTTACACAAAAAGTGACAACTATTTTGGCCCAATTTGGTGAAGTATTAAGATCAGAGTACGAGTTAATGAACCAGATTCAGACCAAACCAGATTCACTAAAAACTAGATGTTTGAAGTTTGATGAAAGAGAGAGCTATGTCGTCAAGCAGCAAGAGAGGGATGCATGCACAGAGTGTTACAAAAGAAAAGGAACAATAGAGATCTGATTATATCCATATGCTGAAATCTAATCAAATAGCAGTGCTCCAGATCTAGTTAAAAAACATCTCTAAACACTCTGAGCTCGAATCCATTCACTTAATAGGTTTGAAATTAGATAAACTTATTTATTCAGCATCTCAGATGAAACAAATGCCCCATCCCTTATCTAATCCTTCGTCTGTGTGTAAAACGACTTTAAAATTAATCTTCATTCATCATCCAATTTACGCCTAACATTGCAAGCAGTTAAACAAAACCGCAAGTTCATAAAACACATCAATATAGCAGAATACATTGTCAAAACTAGACAACCCACATTGCTATGGGTTCTAATTTTTAAAGCATTTTCCAGGTGAGCAAAAAACAAACCAAAATATAGCACGATTCAAGCCACAGACACCATAACTGCTACAAATCAATCTAATTGGTCAATTTTCCAGAACTGTTCCAATTGATAGTTGACAACCATAAATCATCAAACAGCACAGCTAACAATCATGAATATAACAAAACCCAACACTGGTACAACTGAAAGATTAAGGAAGCAACATGGTACTATAGTTCAATATAACGTAATCCGGAAAGAAAATAGTGACAAAGGCTAGCTGTGGCTCTATATAGGTTCTTGGGAGCACAAGATATAGAGCTTGGTATATTTGGTGTCACAGTCATGGCAAATTTCAAGATTCGATAGTCTTCGGATAAAGTAGGTCCTCCTAAACAAAAGCATCAGGGTGGGCCATGAGTTTGTCAAACCCTGGTTCATCTGGTCTTCCGGTTTAGGCGGTAGGCTTCATCTAAGGAGGCAGTAGGCTGGCTTCAGGCATCATAGATCTCAGCTGTTTTAATGGGCAGGGAAAGGCAACAGAGGGAAAATAAAAGCATCAGAATTCTATACACAGGGAGATTGGATAGGCTAACAAATGTGATATAACATTCTATGACTCGCATATATTAGGGGAAACAGTTAGCTTGAAAgacggggaaaaaaaaaaatagtcgaTAACAACAATCTACCTGCACGCCCCATACTCTAGTAACCATAGCTTTTCCGTCGAGAAGCAGAATTTTGCACAGAGAACCTGGTAAAAAAAAACCACTCCGAATCAGGGCATTCAGGAGTTTAAAAAAACCTCAGGgtaaaacactaaaaccaaacCCCCACCAAACAGAAGATAATTCGAGTGCAAAAATATTCAACTGAAGGTTTAGCAGTTGAAAATCGATCAACCCTGACATCTAAATAGAAGAACTCAAACAAGAGTAGATAGAATGAATACAGGGAGTGTGATTTACCCAGAACTGCCTGTACGACCAGAGGAATAGCTACTGTAAACTCCATATCCACTACCACCTCCACCAATCTGCAAATAAAATTTGAagtatatgtaaatgtatataatTAATAGCCAAAAGAAATTGAAAGCAGCCATACATGAACGTAGCTGCAGACTCATTAAGCTTTGATTGTTTCATAGCAAGTTCCAATGCAAGACAGAAGGTCCACAAAAAATATAACAAATTGTGAGCATAGCAAAATCATCCCTTCTAACTTCTATGAATGTGGAAGAAAATGCAAAACACACCGTATATACACAATTCTAGATCCCATTCTGTACCTCAGTCCAATTTACAAGGCTTGAAAATCAAATGAATCTTATAATGACCATCATCAAGAACAATAGGATTTAACTCATGGTGTAAAGCCCAACAATCCTAACAAGTCATGGTAATCATTTCTATATCGCTTTCTTTCTCATAATGTTCCACTTTTTTTAACATGAGACCACAGAATACATGCACATCAATTCCACACACACGATGAAACCTACCCCAACAAAACTTTGAAAATTAATACAACTCAAGACAGGTGGCTTTTAAACACATGCAACACAgtaaattaatttcaaattaaaaaagaGAATTGTTGGGTTCTTTTTGCTAAACAAACAACGTAACTCATCCAATTCTTTTGTTTCCCAAACAATTTAAAACCAACAAATAACCTTTTTGTGCACAACCAGAGAACTTGAAAGCCAAAACTTTTTTGTCTGGATTCAAAATTTTATCATTGACAAACGAATTTCATATATTTACAAATGCCTGTGCCTCTGCCCACACCCGGGTGTAACCAAGTTCGGGGCTACTTTTTGTTGTGGGGAGCTAGCAGGATTAAGAAAAAACATCAATATTAAGGGATTGAACATCTTATTCCTAACTTGCTATCTGAATTTGCACTTGACTAATcctcttgaaattttttttcaaaaattttagaataatttaAGTTCCATTGTGTTGATCAGACCCTATGGGATATCAGAAGGGGCTCAAAGTCAATCCTCAACCAAGGAATATGAGATAAATTTTCAATACTACATTTAATTCTTCCAGCCTTGTGCAGGCCTTCTAAAAAAGGAGTCACTGGACTCGGCAAGACCTACAATCCAATTGGAagcacccccaaaaaaaaaatccaacctCGCCCTTTGGACAGAACATACAATCCCATGGGAGAAACTGGATTCTGGCATTTCCTACTCTGCATATATACTTATTGATTCTCTTATGCATGAAAAATGTAATTAACATACCTGCGGACCACCATAAGCTCCATATCCATCAGCCGCAGGCAGATCCCCTGAGCTACCATATCCATCAGAATAAGAGTGTCCACGTCCATGCCTTTTACCATCTCTACCATCATATTTTAAACCATCTGAAACATCGGTTGACATGGGAAGGTATGGAAGGACAGGTAAAAATGCAGGTCCCTCCCTATCAAAAAGATTTGCTCTAAGCCGTGTTGTTATTTGAACAAGGGCATCCTTGGCAACATCAAGGTCTCCAGATATCTGATTATAAAAATGGGAAATCTCTAACTTcaatttcatataaacatgtacaGAACAAACTTTGCATGAAAGGAAGAAAAATACAATGATCACTTACCTGCACCAATTCATCATCTTCAGCTGCAATCTTGGGAAGGTTTTCCTTTGGAAGTATACGTATGTTGGCCTTGGTGAGTTTCCTCATCTCAGTTATGATAGCACCTCCCTTACCAATAAGGCAGCCAATACGTGATGTTGGCACAAGCAGACGAGTTGTGAACGAAATTATACCAGAATCTCTTTCAATTTTCTCACTGCACCTAGGTTGTAGGCGCACTGCTGCTTCAATAACTGGAGAGAATGTATCTTCAAAGACCTGAAATAGCATAGAGATTGGAACATTATCAAAATCATCATACAATATCCAATTTGTGGATGCCAGAAAAAAAATCTACAGACAGAAAATATACTGACCTCCTTTGCAGAAATGGATATTAAGCATTCATCTCCTTCAGCAGCTGAACTGTCAACTTTGATAATTGCCCCCGATTCCTGTCTGATTTGATTGATTATGACACCATTCTTGCCAATTACACCTCCAATATTCCCAGTTGGACAAACTAAACGAAGAGCAAATTCTTTTGCAGTTCCTTCATCCCTTGGAGCTGAATAAAAGGAGCGTGACCAATCTCCGCCATCACCTTTGTATCCTCCATATGTACCCACCAGAGGAGCTAAACCCATGATAGGGGCACCAGCAGCTGGACCCACAAGAGGACCAACAGAAGGATACGCATTAGGCACAGCAGAAGTCAGCATATGCTGGGATCGAGATGGATTATCATGAAGACGTGATGCAATTTGATAGAGAGCCTTCTTCACCACCGAGGGCTCCCCAGATATCTGAATGGCATCACCAAATGAATGTGTTTAACAACCAAGAAAAGAAGGTCATGCGCTTTATTCAGCTCAAAGAATTCAAAGTAACATACCCCAAAATAATACATGTAAATGCTCAACATATCAAAATTACAAACTAACTCGAAACTGGCCAGATATGATAAACacaaaatacaattaaaaataattgGCCAAGTGGCGTATAAACATAACCCTGTGCAAAAAGCAAATTAGCATTAAATTACACACCCAATGCTGTGCAAACATCAAATAAGGATCATATTTCACACAATAAATATGCAAATTTTCACACATAtggaaaaaaacaaagaaaataacaATCCTAGAAGCTAATTTGTAAAACACAATTGTCTGCATTTTATATCAAGTACACAATCATTTATTCGCCTCAGATCTGTTTTCCATTGACTGCATAGCACAAAAACAGTTGACAAATAAAATCATAAACAAAGAAAATgcataaatgaaaattttttacACCTGCACAAGCTCATCTGTGCTCAAAGCGCAAGGAGGCAAATGTTCATCCTTTAGAATGCGAATCTGGGCACCACTCTCACTCCTTATGTTTTGAACTATTTGACCACCTTTTCCAATAATACAACCAATCTGATCAGAAGGTACAAGAAGGCGGGCAGTAACTTGAGGAGTTTCTTCAGATTCATCATCACCATGCGACTCATCAGCGACAACTCTGTTATGCACCCTGAAGAGTGCATCCTGTGCTGGAGATACAAAATTATCACTATCTTCAAAAGGGTTAGTCTCATCGCTAGAGCTGTAGATAGTGACGACACGCTCGTCACATCCTGACACTGTCTCACCAATCCTAATCTTTGATTTAGTATCTACCCTTAGTTGCTTAACAATCTCCCCTCCTCTACCAATTATACTTCCAATCTTTCTTCCAGGACACAAGAACCGGTATACAGTGTCTTCTGCATCAATAATAAATTGATCTCTTTCCTCACCAGGATTTCTCCTTTTATTCCCTCCCTTTTCACCATAGTCAGACTGAGAATGGGATCGCTTTCCATAGTTATTCCTCTGGCCAGCCATTATGATAATATCTGTTTACAAAACCAAAGCATACACCATTTAAGAAGAAATCTATGAAAAAACAACTGAAGGGATTAACATTACTTTCAAAGTGCGAAGATCATTCCATCAGACGAAGCTTAAAAGATCACTTAATGTCAATATCCTGAAATTGTTATGACAATGTAAATTTAACTTAATAAAAATGAGGAAAGAAAATGCATGTCTAGGAGGTAAaagaagagaaatatatatatatataatataaaaatgcCAAATTGCTAATTATCCCAGCAACAACAATTCAGATCCCCATTTCAACAGAAGCATCAATGGCACATTCAAAATTTAGAAAGAAATTAACAGGATTGGTCCGACCACAGACCTGATTCATTTCTTTTGATGCATGCGCAGCAAAATCATGCAGGATAAGCACGCTACCGGCCTGAGCTCTAGATGAGGGTATGCATCCCCCAAATGTATTCAACTCCTAGTCCTCCTTTTCCCCAAAGCTATTTTTCCCTCATTTTTGTGGTCCATATCAAGTCATTCAAATCCACTCAGAAACTTAAAATAACAGCATAATAACAGGTACTGGTCGTAAACATAAAACTCTGCATTATAAACAGGATGGGCATGACACATTGATCCtctaaaaatttactaattttttGTCTAGGATGTTTGGTTAAATTTGAACCCTGAATCTCCCGCACCACACCCCAATCCCTCACGGCCTGTGTTTATCCCCAATGATTCCAACGTTAAAACATAAACACAAAGCAATTAAAATTAATGCCACATCTAAATAAAACTTTGAATAAAACCTAAACGATTGAAAGTTGAGAAATTTATAGCTATAGAATTCAACATCATGGAAGTACTCGCAACATTCAACTTTGGACATAACAGTTTCGTGATTAGGAGAACCGACAGCCCAAAAGACATAATTATCATAAGCATCATAGCACAAAGTTCTACACAACACACAAACTATATACCACAGCAATATATCTGACAGAACGCAACCGTGACATGATACAAGGAATACAAAATAGCACGACAATAAGTAAATTCTTTAAGGGGGGAAAAACACAACACAGCAATAACATAATAACGCAATTAAAATTATTACAAACACAGCAAGAAGAGCAGCGGTCGGATAAAGAAAAGTAAACGCGTTAAGGTGTGTGAACAGGTGAGGAATATGACAGATCTGAGCAAACaatcaaccttaaaccctaaatcggaaCCAAAACAATCGAAAATAAACAGAAGGACAAAATAGAGAGTCGCAGAGAAGAAAAAAGATGAAGATTGTAGATCAGATGGGCAAGAAGAGATTACATAGGAACCTTACTAAAGAAGTTTTCAGAGACGCGATGGTAGGACTCAAAACAGACgcgagagacagagagagagagcaacTTAGGTTAAGATATAAGTTTCCGCTCTGTATCTAGGGTTTTGGCTAGGCGCTTCAAAGGCAAGCGCACGTTCTACTCTACGCAGTATGCGCACACTGCGCACCCACAATGGCCCGCGAGATTTTGTCCATCCTTTCGGCTGACCTCAACGTGTGTAAACCTCGagatttttttttgacaaattacaAAATCTCTCTACCGCGATTAATATCTTATCTTGAGTTCAAGAAATTTTTTGGTCCGTTGaaaaatattctttatttttagttttttaaataattataaaagtaatattttatttttaaatttttaaaattggtAGGGTAAAATGGATTAGTAGCCACCCACTAATTCACTATATTCATTGAGGTGGTTAAACTTAATTTTGTATGACTAGGTCACTCAACTAGTAACTTATAATAATGTCTCATTTTCCATTCAAAAAAAGTGTACTCTAtttaaaaacatttgtatgacaATCGTAAGAGATGTACAGCTCACATGGCAActctaataatatttttgttcttCTTATCCTTTTTCTAATTGCTTATGTTTTACTAATAGTCTCATTCCTTTCACTATTTTCGACGAATATGGTATTTATTTGCCAGTAGAGAAACTTCTTATTTACGTTTATTGTCAGTATTTCAAATAGGAGTGTACTCGGTTCTTTTTAGTTCTATATTACTCAAAATTAAACACTGAATCGAAACATATTGgttcttaaaattaaaaatcattaccAAACCGTAAACCAACGGTtcaatttaaaaaagaaaaaatcgaTTCTTCGATCCGATTTTTGGTTTTTAACCGAACAGGATCTCACCACAATAATACTACCACTCAAGGCCCCCATTAAATTATTAAATGGGCTTTTATTGAAAATAGTCAAGCAAGAGGTTAAACGTGTAAAGAACTGGAGAGAGAAGACATGCTTTTATATATGGAGAAGACTCCCACAAAGTACATGTCAATCGATGTGGGATGTGGGCATCAAGACATTGTCAAAAGAAACTTCACTGAGTTCACTCAATTTTCTACTctattttcaaattctttgaagTTTCTTGCAGAAACTCTATCAATAGCATCAAATCTCAGGGAAATTAGGCTACAATTATAGGTTTTAGCAAGTAATGCCTCGCAGAGGCAACAATCAGCTAGCTTATAGTCCACGTAACTACCATTTTCGCAAAACCCATCAACCCCATTGTCTTGAACATTCAATACCTTTTATGGTTGCGGTGTTGATCACCAACGACACGCCCAAAATCACACAATTAACAAGAGTTGATCCAAATTCAGCACTCCATTTCAACAAAACCCCATCGTCAATGCCCATTTTGCCGCTCGAAAGCTTGACTCGAAGGAAGTAGATTTCGTTGAAGTTCTTCAAAACCTACATGGGCAAATGGTGGGTCGCCTTGCCTTGATCCagttcatcatcatcatcatcatgagcactaaagaaaaattgaaacatgaagaataatgatatttttattcaaataactgAGCCGTGAACACTACGTACTTTAGAGATGATACAAGTAAAGGTATTTATACACTATTACAtgatataattaataattataaatctCATGATTTGAGATAAGATCTGCTTTGTTGCCAtatatccatttttttttaatcaatagaCTCTAATTTGTTGAGCATATATGACCCTCGAACATTGACTTTGGATCTTTGACGTTCCTTAGTCTTTATTGTCATAATTTGTCTCTGATCTTCGTCATTTAAATATGTAGCGGACAAATGTGACCATCGGCAGTTtgatgaaaccgtcgatggttttgcttCAAAATTGCTTTCTGAGTGTGCCAAGATGTGATGCATTGTTAATACCTTCTCATAAACTTTGCCAGGGTTCGAGGCAAAGTTtgttgccaaaaaaaaaataatgaagagCGACCTTTGAGGGTACGGATATGTTTGGCTATTATTGTGTGATATTCTTTTCAAAGGTAATTGATCTACTGATGACTTTTGCATCTGTAATGGAGAAATGATGCCAGCGGAATTGATCtatgatgacccaaatatatatatatacgattaaagcataataataacaataataaaataacaaacatgctcattaagttaatatcaataccaAAGTGCTCTTCTATAGGATCATTGATTTCATATTTGATGCTAAAGAAAGATCTTATCTTAGCGAatgctcagagaccattacggCTCAATCGGTCCTCAGAAGTCAGCCTGatcaaaatagattttcataagataaacaacatagacactatttgtacacgtaaataagtacatatacataaaatagtattttgacaaacataatttgtaaaaataaatggtaaaataataataataa
It encodes the following:
- the LOC131166716 gene encoding KH domain-containing protein At4g18375, with protein sequence MAGQRNNYGKRSHSQSDYGEKGGNKRRNPGEERDQFIIDAEDTVYRFLCPGRKIGSIIGRGGEIVKQLRVDTKSKIRIGETVSGCDERVVTIYSSSDETNPFEDSDNFVSPAQDALFRVHNRVVADESHGDDESEETPQVTARLLVPSDQIGCIIGKGGQIVQNIRSESGAQIRILKDEHLPPCALSTDELVQISGEPSVVKKALYQIASRLHDNPSRSQHMLTSAVPNAYPSVGPLVGPAAGAPIMGLAPLVGTYGGYKGDGGDWSRSFYSAPRDEGTAKEFALRLVCPTGNIGGVIGKNGVIINQIRQESGAIIKVDSSAAEGDECLISISAKEVFEDTFSPVIEAAVRLQPRCSEKIERDSGIISFTTRLLVPTSRIGCLIGKGGAIITEMRKLTKANIRILPKENLPKIAAEDDELVQISGDLDVAKDALVQITTRLRANLFDREGPAFLPVLPYLPMSTDVSDGLKYDGRDGKRHGRGHSYSDGYGSSGDLPAADGYGAYGGPQIGGGGSGYGVYSSYSSGRTGSSGFSVQNSASRRKSYGY